One segment of Tistrella mobilis DNA contains the following:
- a CDS encoding acetyltransferase — protein MTDLVIFGSGGFAREVAAYAADAGFTLRGFLDLSRTAWEEHGAPAPAWLGRPEDYQPAPGEVFALGMAEIAVRTELIARWFDDAGWPAATIIHPTATVMPGAEIGPGTVLGPRVHIGVNARPGPFTVMNYGCSFGHDGVSGRNNVFSSGVQLAGYVTLGANNFFGIAASVQPRLTLGDGNRIQAGVSVAANVSSGAFVFRKDQPKTAFLFAPQAATPTPSNEVTTP, from the coding sequence ATGACGGATCTGGTCATCTTCGGGTCGGGCGGTTTCGCCCGGGAAGTCGCGGCCTATGCCGCCGATGCCGGCTTCACGCTGCGTGGCTTCCTCGACCTGTCCCGCACGGCCTGGGAAGAGCACGGTGCACCGGCCCCCGCCTGGCTGGGGCGGCCCGAGGATTATCAGCCGGCCCCGGGCGAGGTCTTCGCGCTCGGCATGGCCGAGATCGCGGTGCGCACCGAGCTGATCGCCCGCTGGTTCGACGACGCCGGCTGGCCCGCCGCCACCATCATCCATCCGACCGCAACCGTCATGCCGGGTGCGGAGATCGGCCCGGGCACGGTGCTCGGGCCCCGGGTCCATATCGGCGTCAACGCCCGGCCCGGGCCCTTCACGGTGATGAATTACGGCTGTTCCTTCGGCCATGACGGCGTCTCGGGCCGCAACAACGTGTTCTCGTCGGGGGTGCAGCTTGCGGGCTATGTCACGCTCGGCGCCAACAACTTCTTCGGCATCGCCGCCTCGGTTCAGCCGCGGCTGACGCTGGGCGACGGCAACCGCATCCAGGCCGGCGTATCGGTCGCGGCCAATGTTTCGTCCGGTGCCTTCGTCTTCCGCAAGGACCAGCCCAAGACCGCCTTCCTGTTCGCCCCCCAAGCTGCCACGCCCACCCCGTCCAACGAGGTCACGACCCCATGA
- a CDS encoding RBBP9/YdeN family alpha/beta hydrolase: protein MVTPTVLIVPGLGGSGPDHWQSLWLDENPAWRRVEQRDWDRPVASEWLAALDEAVALAPGPVVLVAHSLSCALVVRWAETSARAGRVTGALLVSPADVDSPDHTPEEARVFAPMPTLVLPFRTLVVASDDDPYVAPERAAGFAAAWGADLTLIPGAGHINADSGFGPWPLGQDLLRELMEDF, encoded by the coding sequence ATGGTGACCCCAACCGTTCTGATCGTGCCGGGGCTGGGCGGATCCGGCCCCGACCATTGGCAAAGCCTGTGGCTGGACGAAAACCCCGCCTGGCGGCGGGTGGAACAGCGCGACTGGGACCGCCCGGTCGCGTCGGAATGGCTTGCGGCGCTGGACGAGGCGGTGGCGCTGGCACCCGGCCCGGTGGTGCTGGTGGCGCACAGCCTGTCCTGTGCGCTGGTGGTGCGCTGGGCGGAAACCTCCGCCCGCGCCGGCCGGGTGACGGGCGCTCTGCTCGTCTCTCCGGCCGATGTCGACAGCCCCGACCACACGCCGGAAGAGGCCCGGGTCTTCGCCCCGATGCCGACCCTGGTCCTGCCCTTCCGCACCCTGGTGGTGGCGAGCGACGACGATCCTTACGTCGCGCCCGAGCGGGCCGCCGGCTTCGCAGCCGCCTGGGGCGCCGATCTCACCCTCATCCCCGGCGCCGGCCACATCAATGCCGATTCGGGCTTCGGCCCCTGGCCGCTTGGCCAGGATCTCTTGAGAGAATTGATGGAGGATTTCTGA
- a CDS encoding NAD(P)/FAD-dependent oxidoreductase yields the protein MSDPVLIIGAGPAGCVAALTLRRRGRDVVLLERATEPAYKIGESLLPGTLSLLDRLGLMDRIMERGFVRKPSATFVWGLGQAPWTFSFATPRPEPWIYDHAIQVYRQEFDGLLLDAARDAGVDIRMGHAVASVDYDHGDGVLVRARRVADDAEVVLPGSYVVDATGQNGLIARELGLRRYDEFYRSLAVWNYYPSIRKFTGDLDGTTFSITFEKGWVWMIPLKDGTYSVGAVVDVDNAAEINARGRQAFLEDCLRAAPEVASIVDLDDPRAEARIIREWSYNAERMSMGRAFLAGDSACFTDPLFSQGVHLATQSGVYAGAAIDFLIDHPDRADDVHAWYDAAYRESYSQYHEFLASFYSYASEVMPASSFWSKRRVQGLEDKRFSDKTWFARLTGQAEETDEDELLRKFVNRSGNMISLGQHLRTELTDDFTEEELAAKRVQWIGTLTRNLNAIKRFEWTGGEVSLVPTFKVDPMDFSLVERQLVADGRGRRMMKYAMTEAHRDVLAGLSHETVGYRELVKRLKQADDGPDLSSQIVIRLIEAGMLKGYDRDDQPVEIQHRLRFDGVGAEYEV from the coding sequence ATGAGCGATCCCGTGCTGATCATCGGTGCCGGCCCGGCCGGCTGCGTTGCCGCCCTCACCCTGCGTCGCCGCGGTCGCGACGTCGTCCTGCTCGAACGTGCGACCGAACCCGCCTACAAGATCGGCGAAAGCCTGCTGCCCGGCACGCTGTCGCTGCTCGACCGGCTGGGGCTGATGGACCGGATCATGGAACGCGGCTTCGTGCGCAAGCCCTCGGCCACCTTCGTCTGGGGGCTGGGGCAGGCGCCCTGGACCTTCTCCTTCGCCACCCCGCGGCCCGAGCCCTGGATCTACGATCACGCGATCCAGGTCTACCGCCAGGAATTCGACGGCCTGCTGCTGGATGCCGCCCGCGATGCCGGCGTCGACATCCGCATGGGCCATGCGGTCGCCTCGGTCGATTACGACCATGGCGACGGCGTGCTGGTCCGCGCAAGGCGGGTGGCCGACGATGCCGAGGTGGTGCTGCCCGGATCCTATGTCGTCGATGCCACCGGTCAGAACGGGCTGATCGCCCGCGAGCTGGGGCTCAGGCGGTATGACGAGTTCTACCGCTCCCTCGCAGTCTGGAACTACTACCCCTCGATCCGCAAATTCACCGGCGACCTGGACGGCACCACCTTCTCGATCACCTTCGAAAAGGGCTGGGTGTGGATGATCCCGCTCAAGGACGGCACCTATTCCGTGGGCGCGGTGGTCGATGTCGACAATGCCGCCGAGATCAACGCCCGCGGCCGCCAGGCCTTCCTGGAAGACTGCCTGCGCGCCGCGCCGGAGGTTGCCTCCATCGTCGATCTGGACGATCCCCGCGCCGAGGCACGGATCATCCGCGAGTGGTCGTACAATGCCGAGCGCATGTCGATGGGCCGGGCCTTTCTGGCCGGCGACAGCGCCTGCTTCACCGACCCGCTGTTCTCGCAGGGCGTGCATCTCGCCACCCAGTCGGGTGTCTATGCCGGGGCTGCGATCGACTTCCTGATCGACCATCCCGACCGGGCCGATGATGTCCATGCCTGGTATGACGCCGCCTATCGCGAGAGCTATTCGCAGTATCACGAGTTCCTGGCCTCGTTCTACAGCTATGCCTCGGAAGTCATGCCGGCCTCGAGCTTCTGGTCGAAGCGCCGGGTGCAGGGGCTGGAAGACAAGCGCTTCTCGGACAAGACCTGGTTCGCCCGCCTGACCGGCCAGGCCGAAGAGACGGACGAGGACGAGCTGCTGCGCAAATTCGTCAACCGCTCCGGCAACATGATCAGCCTGGGCCAGCATCTGCGCACCGAACTCACAGACGACTTCACCGAAGAGGAACTCGCCGCCAAGCGGGTGCAGTGGATCGGGACGCTGACCCGCAATCTGAACGCGATCAAACGGTTCGAATGGACCGGCGGCGAGGTCTCGCTGGTGCCGACCTTCAAGGTCGACCCGATGGATTTCAGCCTGGTCGAGCGTCAGCTTGTCGCCGACGGACGCGGCCGCCGGATGATGAAATACGCCATGACCGAAGCCCATCGCGACGTGCTGGCGGGGCTCTCGCACGAGACGGTCGGCTATCGCGAACTGGTCAAGCGGCTGAAGCAGGCCGATGACGGCCCCGACCTGTCGTCACAGATCGTGATCCGCCTGATCGAGGCCGGGATGCTGAAAGGCTATGACCGCGACGACCAGCCGGTCGAGATCCAGCACCGGCTGCGCTTCGACGGTGTCGGCGCGGAATACGAGGTCTGA